ATATACGCGCTGGAACTCCCTTCAGTCCCTAGATGTGCGGAGAAGTAGCGATGGTTTGTTGTTGTCCAGCGAACCCTTCAAGTATGAAAACTCCTGGCGTTTCGCGTGGGGCGCTGGTTACAAGGCGACCGACAAGGCCAAACTCAAGTTCGGGATTGCCTTTGATCGTACGCCGGTTCGTGATGAATACCGCACCGCCCGTGTGCCGGATAACAATCGCCTTTGGCTGTCGCTCGGTGCTCAGTGGAATGCTGGCACTTATGGAAAATTTGATCTGGGATACTCCTATCTTTACGTCATCGACCCCAGCATTTCTCAGCCGGCGACCACCGTCCCGGTGGCGCTTCCTGCCCTTCAAGGCAAGTACGATGCCAGTGCCCACATCGTCGGTGTCCAATACTCGGTGGGTTTCTAAGCTGGCGGGTCAGGGGCCACTGTGCCGGCGCTTGAACTGGGTGGCGTGACGCTGGGTTTGCGCGAGGGCGTGATCGTTCTGATCACGCTGGTCGCCATCTACATTGTCTTCGTGCTGGTGCGCATGCTGCGTCTGCGTCAGCGCACCCAGGTTGCCGAGCCGGCACCCCAGGTGGCGCCGACGATTGATTTGCCGCCGGCGGCCGACGATGCCGAAGGCGACTGGGCCCAGGCCTCCGAGGAGTTGGCGGGAGAGACCTTGCGCAGTGGTCTTGAGCAGGAAGTCGCCCAGATGCGCGACGAGGTCGATGCCATTCGTGGCGAACTGGCTGCCCTGCGGGCCGACATGCAGCAGGAACTGGCCCATCTGCGGGCCAGCCAGACGGTTTCTCCCATTTATGGCGATGCAATGCAATTGGCTGTTTCGGGTTACGATCCGGCGGCGATTGCCGAGCGTTGTGGTATCGCCCGCGCCGAGGCTGAACTGGTCGTGGCGCTGGCCAAAAGTCAGGAGCGTTGAGGGTGGCGATGGTCGATAAAACGGATGTGGTCGAAGGCGAGGCCGGGGCTGGCGAAATTCGCAGCAAGCTGATGGCGCGTCTGGCCGTGGCTGGCGTGCTGGTTGCCGCACTACTCGGCGTGCTGGCCTTCTTTGACTATCTGGCGACAGCCCCCGACGAGTCGGAAGAGCAGGTCTTTACCAAGCCGGTTCCCGTTGCCCCGAAAAAAGCCGTCTCACAGCCGGTAACGCCGGCCGAAAACCCGCCGGCACCGCCCGCTGCGGCGCCGGAAAAAGCCGAGACTCCGGTTGAGCCTCCGCCGCCGCCAAAGGTTGAGGCACGGCCGGAAGCACTGGTCGAAACCCGGCCAAAATCATCAGCTCCGGCGGTTGCCCACAAGACAGCGCCATCATCCGTTGCAGTTCCAGTTCCAGTTCCAGTTCCAGTTCCAGTTCCAGTTCCAGTTCCAGCGCCAGTCCCCGAAGCCACGACTGCACCGTCCAACATTCTGCCGCCGCAACGTTCCGCGGCGCCAGCCGAGCCGCCGCCACCGAAAGTGGCAAGCCACCCTGTCGACGCGCGCCCGGCCCCGGCAGTCTCCCGTCTTTTCTCAGGGTTTCTGTTGCAGGCGGGGGTCTTCTCGAGTGTCCAGCGTGCTGAGGAACTGCATGCGCGGCTGACCCTGAGTGGTGTCGCATCGACCCTCGAAACGCGCGTTCAGGTCGGTCCGTTCAAGACCAAGCAAGAGGCCGAGGCCGCTCAGGCCAAACTCAAGGAACTGGGCGTCGAAACCATTCTCGTGCCGCCCAAGGGCAAGAATTAAGCGCTCACGGTAGACCCGGCAGATTCGGACGCGGCAGGCCAAGACTTTGCCGGATGTCGCGGTGTAACTGCATGGGCGACGGCGATGGCGCCGTGTTGTAACGGCGGTCGTCGTAATATCTGCCGCCCCGGTCTTCGTAGTAGCGGGGAGCCGAGTTGTAGTAAATCGTCCCGCTTGGTTGGGCATATCCCGGATAAGTCTGGACATAGACCGGCGGTGCCCGGTGATAAGCCGCCGGGTAGGGTGCGACCGCGCAGGCACCGAGGCTACCGATCAGGATGGTGGCGAGGCCAAGGCGGAGAAACATTTGCTTGTAGGTCATGGGGGAAAGTGTCCGGTGATTACCTAAGCAAATAACGCGGACACTCCCTGTCCGGCATACGTCGATGCCGGGCGAAGGTGTAACAAATCGTTAGAGATTCAGTTCGGCAATAGCCTTCAGACCTTGCTCGATGTTGTTCCGGGTCGCGGCTTCAACCGCCATGCGCAGTCGTGTCACGCCGGCAAAGGCCTCACCCATGGTCGCCACGCCGGTGGACTTGACGGATTTGCGCAGAGCTACCGAGCGATCGCTGGTTTTTGTCAGTGACCAGGCGGTTTCCATTTCCACAGTAAACGTTGCCCCAAAGAGAGGCTTCGAAAGGGTGGTCAGTCGTACACTTAATTCGTAGTCACCATTGCTGCCCTGGACGATGGTCTTGAACAGCTTGCTCTGGCTGACAGCATCCTCGATGGCCGCTTTCAGGTCGGCATCGGAAATGTTGCTGCTGTCCATCGCGCCGGTTTGGGCGCCACCGCCGGTCTGCACACCGAGGCTATGGGGGAAGTGCTTGCTGATCGAAATGTTCTTTGGCGTCATGGCACCACGATCGGCTGGCGAGGCGCATCCGCCAAGAAACAGGGCAATGGCGGCGATGGCCAAAACGGCACGGGGTGACGGTGCGAGTTGGTACATTTATTTCGCTCCCTTATAGATGTTGTCGACCACTTCGTTGACCATTTCCTTGGGGGACAGGCGGGTCAGCGAGGTATGGAAGGAGTTGCCGGTGGCCAGCGGGTAATCGGTTTTCGGGTCGCGGATGGTGATGGTCAGTTCCAACATGTACATGGTGATATCCCACATCCATTTGTCGATGTAGGTGACGACGGCGTCAACATTGGAGGTCGGGGCACCGCTACCGGTAGTGACGGTGACGCCCTTGCTGCGCAGTTTGTCGGCGATCAGATTGTAGGTGTTGTCATCCTTGTCCACCTGCTTGACATACATCGTCTTGAGCGACGACAGGTTTGCCGATGGATCGACGCTTCCTGTCGCCCGGTTGACGGCACAGCCGGTACTGAGGGTGACGACGAGCCCAAGCAGCAGCCCCAGTTTGATGATTTTCCTCATGGCAACCTCCGGTTATGGATCATTGAAGGAGAGATTATGCCATTCGGAACTTCTGGGTTTGATCCAAAGCAGACAGTCTTCAATTTTCGCGAATGAGAAATACCGCTTATTCAGCCAGCGTCTTGCGAATCCGTTTGGCAAACACAGTCATTTCCTTGGCCGCTTGAATATCCCCTTTGGCCTCGGCTACCGTGATGCCCTTCTCGTAGGCGGCGAGCGCACCGGGAGGGTCGCCGGCTTCGGCCAGTGCCTTGCCGAGGGCTTTCCAGGCGGCGGAGTACTGATTGTCGCGGTCGACTGCGGCCTGGAAGGAGCTGGCCGCCTTGGCCGGCTCCCCGGCCTTGAGGTATTCGTTACCGAGCGAGAAGCGGAGGAGGGCGCCGTCGCGTGGGCCGTTGAGCATTTTTTCCAGGGATTCGATACGTGGGTTCATGGGTCAGCAAGGCTAAAATAGGGTTTTGCAATTGACAGACAGGAAAGCATTTTATGGCCAAGACCATTATCGCCACCCCGAACGCCCCGGCCGCCATCGGCACCTATTCGCAAGCCGTGCGCGTCGGTGACACCGTTTACATGTCCGGGCAGATCGGGCTTGATCCTGCTTCCATGCAGATGGTAGACGGGATCGATGGGCAAATCGTTCGCGTTTTTGAAAATCTCAAGGCGGTCGCTGAAGCAGCAGGTGGTTCGCTGGCTGACGTGGTCAAGCTCAACGTATTCCTGACTGACCTGAGCCACTTCGCCAAGGTCAATGAAACGATGGCCCGCTATTTCAGCGAGCCCTTTCCGGCCCGTGCCGCTGTCGGTGTCAAGGAACTGCCGCGCGGCGCGCTGGTTGAGGCCGACGCGGTGATGTGTCTGGGCAACTAAGCCGCTCATGAGCGACGCCGAAGCGTCGGCTCCGATCCGTGCTTCGGAGGCCCTGCTCAAGAAGCTCGGCAAAATCGGCCTCCATAGCGAGGCCGATTTGCTGGTGCACCTGCCCTTGCGTTATGAGGACGAAACCCGCATCACGCCGGTCGATCGTGCTTTCGGGGGCGAACCGGTGCAGGTCGAGGTGGTCGTCCTGCGTAATGAGGTGCAGTTTCGCCCGCGCCGCCAGATGGTCGTGCATGCTGCAGACGCCAGCGGCGAGATCACGCTGCGGTTTTTCAGCTTTTATCCGAACCAGCAGGCCGCGCTGAGCGAAGGTTCGCGTATCCGGGCTTTCGGCGAAGTACGCGGCGGTTTCTTCGGGGCCGAGATGGTGCACCCGCGTTTCCGCAAGGTGGGTGACGATGAGCCGCTGCCGACGGAAATGACGCCGATTTATCCATCGACTGCCGGCCTGGCCAATTCGGCCCTGCAAAAGCTGATTGGCAAGGCCCTGGCGGCGGGTGATCTTTCCGAGACGCTGCCAGAGGCGTTGCGGCAACGTCTGAAACTGCCAGGTTTGGCGCGTAGCCTGCGGTTTTTGCACATGCCACCGCCGGGCACCGATCTTGATACCCTGCATGCGCGCAATCACCCGGCCTGGCGGCGGGTCAAGTTCGACGAGGTGCTGGCCCAGCAATTGTCGCTGCGCCGGGCCTATCTCGCTCGCCGCGAGCAGGGAGCGCCGGTCCTCGCGGCGCGGGACGACCTGGGGGCGCGCCTGCTCGATAGTCTGCCCTTTGGGCTGACTGGCGCACAGGTCAGGGCGATGGCTGAAATCGGCGGCGATCTGGCCCAGCCGTATCCGATGCAGCGCCTGTTGCAGGGTGATGTCGGAGCCGGCAAGACCATCGTCGCTGCGCTGGCCGCCTGTCAGGCGATTTCAGCCGGCTGGCAGGCAGCCTTCATGGCGCCGACGGAAATTCTCGCCGAGCAGCATTATCTGAAACTGAAGGATTGGCTGGAGCCGCTTGGCGTTCGTGTGGCATGGCTGTCGGGCAGCCTGAAGACAAAGGCCCGGCGTGAGCAACTGGCGGCGACGGCAGCCGACGCGCAACTGGTGGTCGGCACGCATGCGCTGATTCAGGACGGCGTCGATTTCGCCAAACTCGGCCTGGCGATTGTCGATGAACAGCACCGCT
The DNA window shown above is from Dechloromonas sp. HYN0024 and carries:
- a CDS encoding DUF2802 domain-containing protein, with translation MPALELGGVTLGLREGVIVLITLVAIYIVFVLVRMLRLRQRTQVAEPAPQVAPTIDLPPAADDAEGDWAQASEELAGETLRSGLEQEVAQMRDEVDAIRGELAALRADMQQELAHLRASQTVSPIYGDAMQLAVSGYDPAAIAERCGIARAEAELVVALAKSQER
- a CDS encoding SPOR domain-containing protein, yielding MVDKTDVVEGEAGAGEIRSKLMARLAVAGVLVAALLGVLAFFDYLATAPDESEEQVFTKPVPVAPKKAVSQPVTPAENPPAPPAAAPEKAETPVEPPPPPKVEARPEALVETRPKSSAPAVAHKTAPSSVAVPVPVPVPVPVPVPVPAPVPEATTAPSNILPPQRSAAPAEPPPPKVASHPVDARPAPAVSRLFSGFLLQAGVFSSVQRAEELHARLTLSGVASTLETRVQVGPFKTKQEAEAAQAKLKELGVETILVPPKGKN
- a CDS encoding tetratricopeptide repeat protein, with amino-acid sequence MNPRIESLEKMLNGPRDGALLRFSLGNEYLKAGEPAKAASSFQAAVDRDNQYSAAWKALGKALAEAGDPPGALAAYEKGITVAEAKGDIQAAKEMTVFAKRIRKTLAE
- a CDS encoding RidA family protein — its product is MAKTIIATPNAPAAIGTYSQAVRVGDTVYMSGQIGLDPASMQMVDGIDGQIVRVFENLKAVAEAAGGSLADVVKLNVFLTDLSHFAKVNETMARYFSEPFPARAAVGVKELPRGALVEADAVMCLGN
- the recG gene encoding ATP-dependent DNA helicase RecG — encoded protein: MSDAEASAPIRASEALLKKLGKIGLHSEADLLVHLPLRYEDETRITPVDRAFGGEPVQVEVVVLRNEVQFRPRRQMVVHAADASGEITLRFFSFYPNQQAALSEGSRIRAFGEVRGGFFGAEMVHPRFRKVGDDEPLPTEMTPIYPSTAGLANSALQKLIGKALAAGDLSETLPEALRQRLKLPGLARSLRFLHMPPPGTDLDTLHARNHPAWRRVKFDEVLAQQLSLRRAYLARREQGAPVLAARDDLGARLLDSLPFGLTGAQVRAMAEIGGDLAQPYPMQRLLQGDVGAGKTIVAALAACQAISAGWQAAFMAPTEILAEQHYLKLKDWLEPLGVRVAWLSGSLKTKARREQLAATAADAQLVVGTHALIQDGVDFAKLGLAIVDEQHRFGVAQRLALRKKGDNPHQLMMSATPIPRTLAMSYYADLDVTVLDELPPGRTPIKTRLVADNRRDDVVGFVKKHVEEGRQAYWVCPLIEESEALQLQTAQDTYETLLAELPTLTVGLVHGRLKADEKQAVMAAFAAGDIDVLVATTVIEVGVDVPNASLMVIEHAERFGLSQLHQLRGRVGRGKYESSCVLIYAGPLGEIARQRLKIIFENTDGFEIARQDLQIRGPGEFVGSRQSGVPLLRYADLEMDADLVELARGVAEEMLTEHGDLAERHLKRWLGSREELLKS